In Janibacter cremeus, a genomic segment contains:
- a CDS encoding GlsB/YeaQ/YmgE family stress response membrane protein, which produces MWTIIVTIIVGAIIGALARLILPGKQSISTLVTVILGILGSLIGSWAYTALSGNETTGGIDWIAFILGVIVAAVLIVIYGMVVGRKQV; this is translated from the coding sequence GTGTGGACCATCATCGTCACGATCATCGTCGGCGCCATCATCGGAGCGCTGGCCCGACTCATCCTGCCGGGCAAGCAGAGCATCTCGACGCTCGTCACCGTGATCCTGGGGATCCTGGGCTCCCTCATCGGCTCGTGGGCCTACACCGCCCTGTCCGGTAACGAGACCACGGGCGGGATCGACTGGATCGCGTTCATCCTCGGTGTCATCGTCGCCGCCGTGCTCATCGTCATCTACGGGATGGTCGTCGGCCGCAAGCAGGTCTGA
- a CDS encoding TetR/AcrR family transcriptional regulator: MSPTAPGTRVQRMPRAQRRAQLLDAALSVFVSKGYHLAAMEDIADEAGVSKPVLYQHFPGKLDLYLALLDTQCDHLEALVIEALESSNEHEERVHATVRAFFAFVADEGGAFRLIYESDLTNEPQVRHRIDALEAQLGDAISQRIMQDTTLPRELAEMLGLAMAGAAQVMARTWLAHGAEFSQEVAAQAAGHLAWRGIGSFPVNRMGGDPAPGSYPSK, encoded by the coding sequence ATGAGCCCGACCGCACCCGGCACCCGAGTCCAGAGGATGCCGCGTGCCCAGCGCCGTGCACAGCTGCTCGACGCCGCACTCAGCGTCTTCGTCTCCAAGGGCTACCACCTGGCCGCGATGGAGGACATCGCCGACGAGGCCGGCGTCTCCAAACCGGTGCTCTACCAGCACTTCCCGGGCAAGCTCGACCTGTACCTCGCGCTGCTGGACACCCAGTGCGACCACCTCGAGGCGCTCGTCATCGAGGCCCTGGAGTCGAGCAACGAGCACGAGGAGCGGGTCCACGCGACGGTGCGGGCCTTCTTCGCCTTCGTCGCGGACGAGGGCGGGGCCTTCCGCCTGATCTACGAGTCGGACCTGACCAACGAGCCGCAGGTGCGCCACCGCATCGACGCCCTCGAGGCCCAGCTCGGCGACGCGATCTCCCAGCGGATCATGCAGGACACGACCCTGCCGCGCGAGCTCGCCGAGATGCTCGGACTGGCGATGGCCGGCGCCGCGCAGGTCATGGCCCGCACCTGGCTGGCCCACGGCGCCGAGTTCTCCCAGGAGGTCGCCGCGCAGGCTGCCGGCCACCTGGCCTGGCGAGGCATCGGCTCCTTCCCCGTCAACCGCATGGGCGGCGACCCCGCCCCGGGCAGCTACCCGAGCAAGTGA
- a CDS encoding DUF3107 family protein codes for MEVKIGVQNVARELVLDATGTDDEIEAAVQSALDGGALVLSDDKGRRVMVPAGALGYVEVGEPSRGRVGFGA; via the coding sequence GTGGAGGTCAAGATCGGCGTGCAGAACGTCGCCCGCGAGCTCGTCCTGGACGCCACCGGCACCGATGACGAGATCGAGGCCGCAGTGCAGTCCGCGCTCGACGGCGGCGCCCTCGTGCTCTCCGACGACAAGGGCCGTCGCGTCATGGTCCCGGCCGGTGCGCTCGGCTACGTCGAGGTCGGTGAGCCCAGCCGCGGACGCGTCGGCTTCGGCGCCTGA
- a CDS encoding ferritin-like fold-containing protein, protein MSEQADPVSTGALGEREREGTIELLGTIAYGTISGFTRMAADSEMATDLRLKRALASMAVKEFHNHELLVDHIIELGGDPIAAMAPFEEAFEAFHARTKPRNLLEGLVKAYIGDGIASDFYIEISKYVEPTSREIIRRASSDHRDVDTIVGAVRDGIVEDPRRGGPLALWGRRLVGEALTQGQVVAADREALSELVLGLSHDRPGATLNEMGELMQRITDRHRRRMGRLGLSA, encoded by the coding sequence ATGAGCGAGCAGGCGGATCCAGTGTCCACAGGTGCCTTGGGGGAGCGCGAGCGGGAGGGCACCATCGAGCTGCTCGGCACCATCGCGTACGGCACGATCTCGGGTTTCACCCGCATGGCGGCGGACTCGGAGATGGCCACGGACCTGCGCCTGAAGCGAGCGCTCGCGAGCATGGCGGTCAAGGAGTTCCACAACCACGAGCTGCTCGTCGACCACATCATCGAGCTCGGTGGCGACCCGATCGCGGCCATGGCGCCCTTCGAGGAGGCCTTCGAGGCGTTCCACGCACGCACCAAGCCCCGCAACCTGCTCGAGGGCCTGGTCAAGGCCTACATCGGGGACGGTATCGCCTCGGACTTCTACATCGAGATCTCGAAGTACGTCGAGCCGACGTCCCGCGAGATCATCCGGCGTGCGAGCAGCGACCACCGGGACGTGGACACGATCGTGGGGGCCGTGCGGGACGGCATCGTCGAGGACCCGCGGCGCGGTGGCCCGCTCGCCCTGTGGGGCCGTCGACTCGTCGGCGAGGCCCTGACCCAGGGGCAGGTCGTCGCAGCCGACCGGGAGGCGCTCAGCGAGCTGGTGCTGGGGCTGAGTCATGACCGCCCGGGCGCCACCCTCAACGAGATGGGCGAGCTGATGCAGCGGATCACCGACCGCCACCGGCGGCGCATGGGTCGCCTGGGGCTGTCCGCCTGA